The Streptomyces sp. NBC_00306 sequence TCAGGGGACGGCCGTAATCAATGGAGGAGATCAGATGACATCGCTGTACGACATCCCGCTGCACACACTGACCGGTGAGCCGACGTCCCTCGCCGCCTACCGGGGCCAGGCGGTCCTGGTGGTGAACGTGGCGTCCAAGTGCGGTCTCACCCCGCAGTACGCCGGTCTGGAGCAGTTGCAGAAGCAGTACGGCGAGCAGGGCTTCACCGTCCTCGGGGTGCCCTGCAACCAGTTCGCGGGCCAGGAGCCGGGTGACGCGGAGGAGATCCAGACCTTCTGCTCGGCGACCTACGGCGTGACCTTCCCCATGCTGGAGAAGGTGGAGGTGAACGGCGCGCAGCGGCACCCGCTGTACGTCGAGCTCACCAAGACGGCGGACGCGGACGGCGAGGCCGGCGACGTGCAGTGGAACTTCGAGAAGTTCCTGATCGGCAAGGACGGCGCGGTCGTGGCGCGCATCCGCCCGCGCACCGAGCCGGACTCCCCCGAGGTGGTCTCGGCGATCGAGGCCCTTCTCTGAGCCTGCGGGGGCGGGCCGTTCGGGCCCGCCCCGCCGGCCGTGATCAGCGGATGGTCATGCCCGACAGGGTGCGGGCGATCACCAGTCGCTGGATCTCGCTCGTGCCCTCGAAGATCGTGTAGATCGCCGCGTCGCGGTGCATGCGCTCGACCGGGTACTCGCGCGTGTAGCCGTTGCCGCCGAGGATCTGGACCGCCTGCGCCGTGACCTTCTTCGCCACCTCGCTCGCGTACAGCTTGGACATCGACCCCTCGGCGGAGGTGAAGGGCTTGCCCGTCACACCCATCCACGAGGCGCGCCACACCAGCAGCCGGGCCGCGTCGATCTGGGTGCGCATGTCGGCGAGCTGGAAGGCGATGCCCTGGTTGTCGATGATCGGGCGGCCGAACTGGCTGCGCGTCCTGGCGTAGTCGAGGGCCACCTCGTACGCGGCACGGGCGGTGCCGACCGCCATCGCGCCGACCGCCGGACGCGAGGCCTCGAAGGTCGCCATGGCCGCGTTCTTGACTCTCTCGCCGCCGGCCTTGACGCTCTCGCGGGCCCGGGCGAGGCGCTCGTCCAGCTTCTCCTTGCCGCCCAGCAGGCAGTACCCCGGTACGCGGACGTCCTCCAGGACGAC is a genomic window containing:
- a CDS encoding glutathione peroxidase; translation: MTSLYDIPLHTLTGEPTSLAAYRGQAVLVVNVASKCGLTPQYAGLEQLQKQYGEQGFTVLGVPCNQFAGQEPGDAEEIQTFCSATYGVTFPMLEKVEVNGAQRHPLYVELTKTADADGEAGDVQWNFEKFLIGKDGAVVARIRPRTEPDSPEVVSAIEALL